In Phycisphaerae bacterium RAS1, the genomic window TCAGATTTGGCGGGAGATTCCGACTGCGATGTGGTGGGAGATCCTAGAGCGCAAGCGCGTGAGAGAACTTTGCCCCGGCGATGCGACGCCCGAATGGGAGCGCTATCAGCAGCTGCGCCGTCGCTCGCCGGCGCCGAGGGGCAGCGAAGTGTTCATCGGCCTTGAACGCCGCGTAGAACAGGACAGCGCTCCGACCCAGCGCCCAATCTTCGCGCCGCGCGAAGTGTTCAAGCACCACGCATACATCCTTGGATTGCCCGGAACCGGAAAGACGGCGCAGGCGCTGGCCACGCTGCTGCTGCAGTTGGCGGAGGCGTACACCGACAAAGAGGGGCGTTTTGAGCCCCACCCGCCGCTGCTCATCATCGACCTCAAGGAAGGCGGCGACAACTACCTGCGCACAATCGCCGCGCAGATCGCCGCATCGCGCGAACAGAAAACGCTGCGGTTCTTTTCCAACGACCCGGACTTCGAGAGCCTGAAGTTCGACCCGCTCTACTGCCTGCGTTCCATCCGCTACCCGCTCAAGAAGGCGGAGACGATCCTGAAGGCGCTCTCCCTGATCTACAAGGAGGGCTACGGGTCGGATTTCTTCACCGCAGAGCAGCACACACAGTTGCTCAAGACGCTGTACCAGGATCAGCCGGAGACGCTGGCTGAGATGATTAAATATATCGATGCCGCCACGCGCGGGAACAAGAAGAACAAGGATGCTCGTGGCCTGTATAGCGCGCTGGCGCCGCTGCAGTATTCCTTCCATCTTGATGAGCGCGACGATCGCTCCGGAAGTGAATTCATCGATCTGGAGCGTTTCTACGAAAATGGGGAAGTGCTGTACGTTCACCTGAACTCGCGTTCGCAGTCCATCGACGCGAAGGTGATCGGCAAGCTCATCATCTTCGCCCTGATGGAGACAGCGGCGGAGCGCAAGAAACAGGGCAACTCGCGTCAGGCGTTTGTCGCGATCGACGAGTTTCAGCGCTTGGCGGCGCAGAACATCGTCGAAGTGCTCGAAGATTCGCGCTCGCTTGGGGTCGGGTTTGTACTGGCGCACCAGTCACCCGAGTCGCTGCGGACCCGGGAAACCGACCTCTATCGCATGATCGCTGACCTGTGCAGCTACAAGCAGTTCCTGTCGCTCACCAGTTCCAATATCGTTGAGCAACTGCAATTGGTGTCCGGACGGCGAATCGAACGCCGGCAGGGCGAATCCGAGGGGACGACGGAAGGTACGTCGAAGTCCCACGGCTCATCGTTCGGCGAGTCCTCGACCAGCGGAACCTCGAAGGCGAA contains:
- a CDS encoding AAA-like domain protein, with translation MSSQKNSKPLDLTGIQLFVEQTPGPAFGALAPIGTTTRPPIELLRPVEPITFDQIWREIPTAMWWEILERKRVRELCPGDATPEWERYQQLRRRSPAPRGSEVFIGLERRVEQDSAPTQRPIFAPREVFKHHAYILGLPGTGKTAQALATLLLQLAEAYTDKEGRFEPHPPLLIIDLKEGGDNYLRTIAAQIAASREQKTLRFFSNDPDFESLKFDPLYCLRSIRYPLKKAETILKALSLIYKEGYGSDFFTAEQHTQLLKTLYQDQPETLAEMIKYIDAATRGNKKNKDARGLYSALAPLQYSFHLDERDDRSGSEFIDLERFYENGEVLYVHLNSRSQSIDAKVIGKLIIFALMETAAERKKQGNSRQAFVAIDEFQRLAAQNIVEVLEDSRSLGVGFVLAHQSPESLRTRETDLYRMIADLCSYKQFLSLTSSNIVEQLQLVSGRRIERRQGESEGTTEGTSKSHGSSFGESSTSGTSKAKTYGWFVNSSTTDGVTHSSGRNSSNSTTNSTNEGKSNTKSWKEEAVAGLTPEAIAAVNGTPLLSLIHVHSTDERSATPLGGIPTLVQGLYPFHAEEARRRGEARWEMKTVPTDDFIEKGRARLPRGAISEIRGKRPKQSDADRKSAKAPPGKENGEDQRLDKKLRDSIRDVGRKLSDQILPEPRTVHSLSKNFGTVPEIIALASEFGVTVKDDNDVVPARVVREIQRRRRAQVNEQTEKDNGPPQGPVV